Proteins found in one candidate division KSB1 bacterium genomic segment:
- a CDS encoding YgiT-type zinc finger protein, which produces MKSFQKCPLCGGKLIIKEVEKLLRGGNHTAVIKVMAEVCSHCGERLYQKETVERFEQIRLKLESEDIQEFKPIGKSYQIST; this is translated from the coding sequence ATGAAATCATTTCAGAAATGTCCATTATGTGGAGGTAAGTTAATTATTAAAGAAGTTGAAAAGCTCTTACGGGGTGGAAATCATACAGCTGTAATTAAAGTTATGGCAGAAGTTTGTAGTCATTGCGGAGAGCGTTTATATCAAAAGGAAACCGTTGAAAGATTTGAACAAATTAGGTTAAAACTAGAAAGTGAAGATATACAAGAATTTAAACCAATAGGGAAATCTTATCAGATCAGTACCTAA
- a CDS encoding phytanoyl-CoA dioxygenase family protein, with amino-acid sequence MEKNHKYSLNNIYKLSQDQINFYEKNGFCLLRNVLSNGEVKYYRDIIDHAVSIRSGHDKRTLSQKSFYERAFTQCGHLWSEFPDVMEFTTSKRLAGIAKQFFGGKHARLWHDQALYKLPGGSITEPHQDMAYWPMLDRNAGTIWVALSEASIEMGAMFFIPGTHKLAIDSWNHKLKENSDLLDRLPEYLKKKAIAYDLKPGDATFHHGLTIHYTGENKTEVIRKAMCVIYFPDGVRYDANSPEAHHHCAAGTKHGEPIATGKNPILA; translated from the coding sequence ATGGAAAAGAATCATAAATATTCTTTAAACAATATTTACAAACTCTCCCAAGACCAAATCAATTTTTATGAGAAGAATGGGTTTTGCCTGCTTAGGAATGTTCTTTCAAACGGTGAAGTCAAATACTATCGAGACATTATTGATCATGCGGTATCAATTCGTTCGGGTCACGATAAAAGAACACTCTCTCAAAAAAGTTTTTATGAACGTGCTTTCACACAATGCGGCCATTTATGGTCGGAATTTCCTGATGTAATGGAATTTACAACCAGTAAAAGATTAGCTGGAATTGCCAAACAATTTTTTGGGGGAAAACATGCAAGACTCTGGCATGATCAGGCTTTATATAAACTGCCAGGTGGCAGCATTACCGAACCACACCAGGATATGGCTTACTGGCCAATGCTGGATCGAAATGCAGGAACGATATGGGTAGCGCTTTCAGAAGCCTCTATTGAAATGGGCGCCATGTTTTTCATTCCGGGAACACATAAGTTAGCTATAGATAGTTGGAATCACAAACTCAAAGAGAACAGTGATCTGCTTGATCGCCTGCCGGAATATCTCAAGAAGAAAGCGATTGCATATGATTTAAAACCCGGCGATGCCACGTTTCACCACGGCTTAACAATTCATTACACAGGTGAAAACAAAACTGAGGTTATTCGCAAAGCCATGTGTGTGATTTATTTTCCGGATGGTGTGCGTTATGATGCCAATAGTCCGGAGGCTCATCATCACTGCGCTGCCGGCACGAAACATGGCGAGCCAATTGCAACAGGTAAAAATCCAATTTTGGCTTGA
- a CDS encoding cytochrome c maturation protein CcmE, with protein sequence MKPKFIVGIVAIIVLIIFAGVNLTKSLTPYVTLKEAKASQAVVQFKGTRVNGSEYYDIEKKVFFFNLIDEKGDECQVVYSGVKPSNFGQATEIVAIGKYVNDRFEAHQLLVKCPSKYQAEESKS encoded by the coding sequence ATGAAACCCAAATTTATAGTCGGTATAGTTGCCATCATAGTGTTGATCATTTTTGCAGGGGTAAACCTGACAAAATCTTTAACACCTTATGTGACTCTAAAAGAAGCGAAGGCTTCTCAAGCAGTCGTTCAATTTAAAGGCACCAGAGTCAATGGTAGCGAGTATTACGATATCGAGAAGAAGGTATTTTTCTTTAATCTAATTGACGAAAAGGGAGATGAATGCCAGGTCGTTTATAGTGGCGTTAAACCCTCCAATTTTGGACAAGCTACAGAAATTGTTGCAATAGGTAAATATGTAAACGATAGATTCGAAGCTCATCAACTATTGGTGAAATGTCCTTCAAAATACCAGGCTGAGGAGTCGAAATCGTGA
- the ccsA gene encoding cytochrome c biogenesis protein CcsA, which yields MIVGYISIVLAFCASLVAAAAYFYYYRSNNNKFLSIANSSYTVMSIAVFFAIGLLLSQIWSYNFQLNYVYSHSSRALPWHFVFSTLWAGQEGTFLMWTAYSSIFGFILIRKTVRKNPLVLFFLVLTQFYILLILLGRDPFLMVWEVRPDIPVGFVPADGAGLNPLLQNPWMRIHPPTLFVGYASTAIPFTFAMSAMVRKDFTTWIIEARRWILFTVLILGTGVMMGGYWAYTTLGWGGYWGWDPVENASIIPWIFSVVMLHGTMIQSRQKGLVRSNLVFAGLAYISMLWGSFLTRSGVLGDFSVHSFAASDLNIYLICYVGLFLFMFLGLYIYSTRGIRGTSFADGILNRESFILFGMTAFLFSGIFTFIGTSAPFFTALVNKPAGVSIEFYETIHMPIALLLMASVSFAPLLAWKVNAFRNIKRLNTSLIISFFITTFAVIVGLNQPISILLFFLSVFAIIINGWVVYEFIKKKPGKMGGYLAHVGLGFMVIGIITSAMYDRSEKIALPKDQFQKTSFGYDIKFVGFREMPDGKDRAQLVLKSENEEFTAEMQFYFSEYTNSYMLNPYIKLKPLKDLYISPISFVPAEDQNSHQLSLAQGQTGKFSDIAVTFNGFEVNQHGEAQTMIVKANLTVEVPDGSYSERHDLAPEYKLENGKFSSTIVDVPGRDGVSVKIASVDASNRTVHLEFNSTNGGIKGVDYLGIEVSEKPFISLLWFGILVLMSGVIVTITDRKKKAKV from the coding sequence GTGATAGTCGGTTATATTTCAATTGTACTGGCATTCTGCGCATCCCTGGTGGCTGCGGCAGCCTATTTTTATTATTACAGATCAAATAATAATAAATTTCTTTCAATCGCTAATTCAAGTTATACCGTGATGTCTATTGCGGTATTTTTCGCAATCGGATTATTACTTAGCCAAATCTGGTCTTACAATTTTCAACTAAACTACGTATATAGCCATTCTTCCAGAGCTCTTCCCTGGCATTTCGTTTTCTCGACATTGTGGGCAGGGCAAGAAGGCACATTTCTAATGTGGACTGCTTATTCAAGCATTTTTGGGTTTATTCTAATTCGTAAAACTGTCAGGAAAAACCCCCTTGTATTATTTTTTCTGGTTTTAACCCAGTTTTATATTCTCCTGATCTTACTTGGCCGTGATCCATTTCTTATGGTTTGGGAGGTTCGTCCCGATATCCCAGTCGGATTTGTCCCCGCTGATGGTGCGGGCTTAAATCCACTATTACAAAATCCCTGGATGCGCATCCATCCACCTACCCTGTTTGTAGGTTATGCTTCAACTGCAATCCCCTTTACTTTTGCAATGTCTGCCATGGTCCGTAAAGATTTTACAACATGGATTATCGAAGCCAGGCGATGGATACTTTTTACAGTTCTCATTCTAGGAACAGGCGTCATGATGGGTGGTTACTGGGCCTATACAACTTTAGGCTGGGGAGGATATTGGGGCTGGGATCCGGTCGAAAACGCTTCTATTATACCGTGGATATTTTCAGTGGTAATGCTACACGGAACGATGATACAAAGCAGACAAAAAGGATTGGTTCGATCCAATTTAGTTTTCGCCGGGCTAGCCTATATCTCAATGTTATGGGGCTCTTTTTTAACCAGAAGCGGAGTATTGGGTGATTTTTCCGTACATTCCTTCGCTGCATCTGACTTGAATATTTACTTGATCTGCTATGTAGGCTTGTTCCTGTTCATGTTTCTAGGTTTATATATTTACAGCACACGAGGTATTCGAGGTACATCCTTTGCTGACGGTATATTAAATCGAGAATCCTTTATCCTTTTTGGAATGACAGCTTTCCTGTTTTCAGGAATATTTACGTTTATCGGAACCTCGGCGCCATTTTTTACAGCATTGGTTAATAAGCCTGCAGGTGTAAGTATCGAGTTTTATGAGACCATTCATATGCCAATAGCCCTATTGCTTATGGCATCAGTTTCCTTCGCACCTTTATTGGCATGGAAGGTCAATGCGTTTCGCAATATCAAACGCTTGAATACTAGTTTAATCATCAGTTTTTTCATTACCACTTTTGCTGTAATCGTAGGACTCAATCAACCCATTTCAATCTTGTTATTTTTCCTGTCTGTATTTGCGATTATTATTAATGGTTGGGTTGTGTATGAATTTATCAAGAAAAAACCGGGTAAAATGGGTGGATATTTGGCGCATGTTGGCTTAGGATTCATGGTGATTGGTATCATCACATCAGCAATGTATGATAGATCAGAGAAAATTGCCCTGCCAAAAGACCAATTTCAAAAAACCTCATTTGGTTACGATATAAAATTTGTCGGATTCAGGGAAATGCCTGATGGTAAAGATCGGGCACAGTTGGTTTTAAAATCGGAAAATGAAGAATTTACCGCTGAAATGCAATTCTATTTTAGTGAGTATACCAACAGCTACATGCTCAATCCATATATAAAGTTGAAGCCTCTGAAAGATTTATATATTTCACCGATTAGCTTTGTTCCGGCAGAAGATCAAAATTCGCACCAGCTTTCTCTGGCGCAAGGACAAACGGGTAAGTTTTCTGATATTGCAGTCACTTTTAACGGGTTCGAGGTGAATCAACACGGCGAAGCTCAAACCATGATAGTCAAAGCAAACCTAACCGTCGAAGTCCCCGATGGCTCTTATTCAGAAAGGCATGATCTGGCGCCTGAGTACAAATTAGAAAACGGCAAATTTAGTTCAACAATCGTGGATGTTCCAGGACGGGATGGTGTAAGCGTTAAAATTGCGAGTGTTGATGCCAGCAATAGAACCGTTCATTTAGAGTTTAACTCAACAAATGGCGGCATTAAAGGTGTGGATTATTTAGGAATTGAAGTCAGTGAAAAGCCTTTCATTAGTCTCTTGTGGTTCGGAATTCTGGTTTTAATGTCTGGGGTAATCGTTACAATAACGGATCGCAAGAAGAAGGCGAAGGTTTAG